gaggtcaggaactgagtgaccctggtggaacttAAACTGGGTGTAttgagtaggttattgctgagctggTGCTGctggatagcactgttgatgacaccttccttcACTTTACTGAttattgagagtagactgatggggcagtaattggtcgAGTTGGGTTTGTCATGCTTTTTGTGCACGTGATATTCCtgggcagttttccacattgtcgagTAGATGCAAGTgttataactgtactggaacagcttggctcggggagcggcatgttctggagcacaagtcttcagtgctaatgccggaatgttgtcagggtccatgGCCTttccagtatccagtgccttcaaccatTTGTTGATATCGCATGGACTGAAGACTTATTTATTATGCTGGGGTCCACTGGAGAAAGCTGAGATGGATCATGCACTCTGCACTTCTAGCAGAAGATTGTTGCacatgcttcagccttatcttttgcactgatgtctTAGGCTCTTCcaacattgaggatggggatatttgtggagccacctcctccagtgagtttaattgtctaccaccattcatgactggaccTGGCAGACTGCAGAACCTAAATTAGATCCATTGGTTATGGGATTGCTTTGCTCTGTCTGCAAGTTGCTTTTTACTCTGTTTTGTTTTGCAACTAATCCTGTTAGTAGCTTCATCAGCTCAACACCTAGCTTTTAGATATGCTTAATGCTGCTGCTGACATGCCCtcttgcactctccattgaaccatggTTGATTCTCTGGCTTAATGGTAATAGGGATATGAAAGGCCTTCAGGTTGCAGATTGAGTTGAAGTACAATTCTACTATTGATGGCTcatagtgcctcatggatgcccagtcttgagttgctagatctgttcaaagtctgtcccacaTGGCATAGTGATAATGCCCACAATGCAATGTAGAGTCGTTTGACTGAGAAGAcaagacttcatctccacaaggatttCGTGGTGGTCACtgttaccaatactgtcatggacagatgcatttgcagCTGGCAGATCGGTAAGGATGAGGGCAAATATATTTTTCCCTGTTGGTTCCTcgccacctgctgcagacccagctTGATCAATGGCACTGCTGCTGAGctgttcttggtggtggacattagTATCTCTCACCCAAAGTCAACATTGTGCCCTTGTCTCCCTCTGTGCTTCTGCCAAGTGTCATTCAAcgtggaggagtactgattcattggCAGAGGAAGGACATCATGTAGTGATCTGTTGGAAGTTTCCTTGCACATGTTTAATCTGAATCCATGAGTCTTCATGGGATCTGGAGTCAAGGTTGAGGACTCTTAGGGTAACTCCCTCCAGACTGCataccactgtgccgccacctctgctgggttTGTCCTGCCTGTAGAATAGGACATGGTGATGGTGGTATCTGAAACCATTgtctgaaaggtatgattctgaGTATGACTTCATTAGACTGTTGCTTGATTGgtctgagacagctctcccaattttgtaACTAACCCCCAAATTTAGTATGTTAGGTTCTTTTACTCTTGAaattcttacacacttgatgcaactgcaacacaccaacttctgtgaacaagcaACCAAATTTATTAAGCAAAATACTGTACAAGCCTTGGAGAAACCCTGAACATTCTTCACCAATTTGGTTGCTTGTTCACAGAGGTTGGTGTGTctctctgaacaaaggaaacagtctTTCCTTTTATACAAAAATCTTTCCATCTCAGTTAGTAATGCCCACAAGACAACCCTCAGTCATCTCCTcatagtcacatgccactcaagatacaatgcagtgaccaccccacctccagaaacaatgtaatgCAAATCATCCCTTAATGGTCAAATCTGTTGCAAATTGTTTTTTCTAACTGTAGGGAAGTAATCAAATTCCCAGtgtaatgttcttattgatttctgGATAAAAATGTAAATCATCCCTGAATGGCAAGGAAATGGCCGTGTAAACGTGCTATATTCCACCTATAAGACAAAGACACACCACCATACCCCTAGGGCATTCAATTTCTTGCAGGTCAGTACAGCAAATTAACCTTCTAATATCTCAAGTAAGGAGAACTTGGCAGGGTCGACAGGGCTATTGCTGGTGTTTTTTCCAGTGCCTAGGTAAATGCCAGATAGTCTGTCCAGTTTAATTTCTTTATGACTTCGTAGGGGCTAATACTGAGGGGCTTGCTAGGTCATTGAAGAGGGCacttgagagtcaaccacattgctgtggctccgGGATAACATGCAGGCCTACCCAAGTGAAGATTCCATCCCTGAGGGGCGTTAGTGAACGAGATGGGCTTTTCTGGCAATTTACTGTGGTTTCACAGtgatcttaattccagattgtttaTGTTGAagtcaaatttcatcatctgccacggcaggatttgaatccgggTCCAGTAAAGGTTATTAGACTTTCTGTATTAATAGTCATCAATaataccattaagccattgcctccctccTAATTTGCTTAAATCATAAGCCATTGTGTTTGAATTTTTGAGACTCTTTAGCAAATCaggtttcatagaatccctgcaggtttcatagaatccctggaaacaggcccttcggcccagcaagtccacgctgaccttctgaagagtaacccacccagacccattcccctacatttacccctgagcaATGAACATCGCTGAACACCACGAGCAATTTGCCATGGCCGATTCACTTAAccgacacatctttggattatggaaggaaaccggagcgcccggaggaaaccagcacagacactaggagaatgtgcaaattccacacagacagttgcccaaggctggaatcgaacccaggtccctggcgctttgaggcagcagtaataaccactgaaccaccatgctgccatTTCCACAACAGATCTGAAAGGAATCAAATTTTATAATTGTATTAATATCAAAATGAAGTTTGGAAGAACAAAATTTACAGCTGTATATTTTGGGACCTTTTGCAATTCAAAATTGACATGTGTACATGTGCTGCTTGTTTCATTCTTTGTGCACACATCTGTCAGTGCACAAATAGAATGAAACAAGCAGCACATGTACACATCTCAATTTTGAATTGCAAATGGACCCAAAATATACAGCTGTAAATCTTGTTCTTCCAAACTTCATTTTGATACTAATACAATAATAAAATTTGATTCTTTACAGATCTGTTGTGGAAATGGGTGGCATAGTTGCTCAGTGATCTGTATGCAGATATCCTTCAAACAATGCTGTATTTATTGCCTTGCTGTTTGAAGAACCTTGGTGCGTGTAATTTAGCATCTGCACTCATTACAGTGaccaatgttttaaaaaaaaattcataggCTGCAATCACTCTGGAATGTCCTGGAGTTGTGAAAGGCTATATAAatgcatgtttttttttcttttctctgcaatAATTTTCTCCAACTAAAGTTCTAAAATGCTAATTAAGGgtgaatgtttttttaaaaagtacacaTGACTAAATTCATGTGCTTGAGTACAAAAGGAGAAACAATACTGATCAGAAATGTGTAGATTTTTCCATGTTCAGGAAGTGCGTTAAGCTAAtaaaattttttttttgttaaaaaaaattccaaaacAACTAAGAAGTCACCATCACCTCTGGCAAGCTAGAGAATACAAGGTGGAAGGTTGCAGTAGAGTTTTAAAAATGTAGTTTGAGGAACATTAAATAAGAGGCATGTGGACATATTCGACTGATGTTCCAGCACTGTTGTTTATTGCTGCCAGACAGACCATAAAAATGTGTTTGGCAGTTATTTTGTTTGAGGCCACCATCTCTTCAGTGGTTCTGGGGTTTGGGCACAAACATGAAAGTCCATTGCCAAGTCTTGGCTCTCCCTTTTGTCATAAAGCCATATGTTAATATGTCTTAATATTTATTTAATGAACATACGAATGAGACGAACTTTTCAAACAATTCAAAAAATCTTGCCCCAGTATGTCTTTTAAGCTTGACTTGTTATTTTtccaaaaaaagtttaagtggaaatgcaaaaaaaaaccccaaattCTTCAGTACCAGAGAAGTTTGGAAAGGTAAAGGCTTTTTCATGAATTATTATGCTTCACTGCACTTAATTTCTATTGAGTCTAAAACTTGGAAAATTCTTGATCATGTCAGAAAAACAGAAATGCTGGAactactcagcagatctggcagcacctacacagagagaaacagttaactttTCAAGTCTAAGTACTTCCTTTAGTACTTGAAACCTATAATATTTTACTTTTCCATGTTAGTGAAAGGGATGGTCTGATAAGATAGGCAGTAGAAGTGGTTAAATACAAAGGTTTCATGGTGCAAGGGCCAAAGGAACGATATCAGGACAACAAAGAAATGATCTGTCTAGAGATGGTGTGAGTGGTAGCATTGCAAATAGCTGTTCAGTGTCTTGATTGCCATTTGGACACTAGATGGTACTGCAGTATTTTCTCCATACGGTTCTTCAAAACCTATATTCTCTTTGCTCAAATCTGTTGATATTTATAATATTAAAGAAGCACTCCAGGAAAGCTCAGACAAGTTTTCTTTGGTGTAAAGCACAATTGCTTTCTGTTTCTTGTCCAGTTCACAGTTAATCCCCATTGCTTTTTCTTCCACCTGTGGTTATTCAGTTTGTGAGAAATCTGCTGGTGTGATAACATCTGAATTCATATTTTCTTAAGATTACTGTACTTCTTGAAGAGAATATATACAACAGGTGTAGTCTGTGAGAGTAGCATTTTTTTGGCTTTCCTCTGTTTCCTTTACCTGCTCTCTTTATTGTCTCATCTATTGGCTGAGCATGAGGTCTACTGTAAGAGGTCCTCCTGCATTTCACACTTTATCTGTATAATTTCCCTAAGTTTGATAAAATGCAAAATATTGGATGTAACTTGCATTTAAAATTCCTGCATTTAAAACCAGTTTCTTCGGTTTTGTGCACTAGTCTCTAAAGAGTTGATTTAGAAGTAGACCACAAAACAAACCACAGCACAGAAAGGCTATATTATTTCTATCTGTGGCTTTGTTAAAACTGTCTTTTCACCTCCGCCAACAGTGCCTGTCTCTACCTTTTGCCGATGTTGCTGTATTCCTCATCAAGTCCTTGATATCCTTGCTTCCAACCTCTATAGCTTCAACAGCATACAAAGCTCAAGTGTATTAATCCCTATTTGCCCCAAGTCACCCTATTACACTCTATTTTTACCCTCTTGTGCATCCCTGATTTAATCATTTCATCGTTGGTGGCCACACTTTAAACTATTGAGGAGCTAAAAGCTTGTGAATTCCTTTGTTAAAACTTTGTCTCTTTCCCCTAAAAGATAGTCCTTCAGCTATATTTCTGTGACCACGTTTTTGGCCATGTCGAATAATCTCCCCTTATGTAACTTCTTTTCACAGAATGGGACATTTTGTTATgttaaagatgctatataaatgcaaggtgctgttaTTATCATTGTGAGAAGCATAGAAGCTGTGAATAGCACTATGCCATTTACCCCTTTGAGTTTCccctgccattcagtatgattaTGGCGGATCTTCCAACTCTGCCCTGGTCCTGATTTCTTCCTTCGATTTCTTTAGCTATACCAACTATAATATTACTATatcaactccttcttgaaaacattcactgTTTTGGCTTCAATTGCTTTCTACACCAGAGAATTATATAGATTCGCCATTCTTTCGGTGAAGAAACTTTTCCtcaatcctaaatggtctacttcATATccttggtccctggtgctgaacTTCCCAGTCATTGGAAAAAATCCTGCATTTACCTGTCAAGTTTTGTTAGAATTTTACAAGTTtctgagatctcctctcattcattcaaattcCAATGTATATAGCCCTAACCAATCTAGTCTCTCTTCACattagtcctgccatcccaggaatcagtctggtaaaccatagaacattcttcctcaaataaggagaccaaaactgcacacaatactccaggtgtcgTCTCACCAAGACTGTGTACAATTGCAGTAAGGCATCCCTGCTCATGTACTCTAATCCTCTTGCTGTGAAGGTCAAAATATCTAACGCTACACCTGCATTCTTACTTGGTGACAGGTACACCAGGGCGCCTGGTCTTGTTGGACCTCCTCCAATGATCAAAGtcatggttaccataaaataagTTTGATATTACATGTTTCATTCCCTGAATTAAAATTACATGAGCATTAGCAATAGCTCTGGATTACTATTCTGTGACATAACCACTATGTCACCATCTCCTCTAAGTGTTCCCACTTCAGCCATTTGAGGAGGCTCCAAAGATTAAACTGGATTTTTTGGCCGGGTTCCGTAAAATAGCTATTGGCCTGTAAAATGGTATTTGAATTTTCCTTTAATTTACTCAGTCGGATTACTTTGCATTTTATGTTGTTATTTTAGGTATTTAAATTAGGTTATTCACAAATGATGAGTTAGACACCCCTACTTTGTTCTGGTTCATCGTAACAGTTACCTTCAGTGAAATGCAAATGAGTTTGACCAGAATCTGGGGTGAGTGGTTTTTCTGAGAAGAGCTGTTATCACACCTAGGTTGCAATTGTGCCCAAAGTGAATATTCTATCTCCCAGAGACTGTTTGTATTTTGTTGAACAATGCATTCATCCAGTCCTTGTTTTAATGTCCACTTTTCAGCAGAAACCATCATATAACAATGCAAtgtttagttctgaagaagattcagtcattgaatccctacaggatggtttggacctgaaatgttaactggttctcgctcctcagatgctgccagacctactgagtttctccagcactttgttttcaaACAGTTTTTGGGAGTAGTGGGTCCTATATTTTTCAGTCAGAATGTACACAGCTCAGTTCAGGACCAAGTCATATGGATTAATGAGTGTCTACATATTGGGCTTAtaaggatttttaaaaagaattgcattgcagtacaggggaacctcaattatctggcatttgattatccgaattttggattaacCCAGaagatgcttggctaaactgtgttaccTGGCATTCAATCATCTGTACATTTGATTGTCTGCCAAAAATACTCCCTGCCTATGTTGCTCAGATAATGGAGGTTCCTCTGTCGTTTCTTTGTGGTCTTCAGCCTTGCCCAATGTGCTTAATGAATTGCCCGATAGAAGAAGGTTCTTGTTCAGCAGCTAACGTCCAAAATTTGGGTAATAAACActgaatctgttttgtcatttttaCTTGAGTTTAGGGACAGCTTCCTATTCTTCAGATTCTGTTATATCCATTCCAACCATCTGAGCAGACAGAATGGAGCTCTGTTTAATGTTTCATCTGAAAGATCAGCAGGTACAATTGTGGCAAAAGGCTTTTGATGTGGGGAAATATGAGGTGTAGTCCAAGAAAGAGTGATCTGATTGATGTGCTTGAAATGACTGAAGGATTTGATACTGTAAATACAGACAAACCCCATTTCCTTGGTTAAGGAATTGCAGAACAAAGAGGAGCAATTATAAACTGAGAGCTCGACCATTCaagagtgaaatcaggaagcACTATGGTATCTTCCCTATTAAGTGCTTGTGCATGCTGAGTCTCTTTAAATTTTCAGGAATTCTATGGAGAGAATCTCAGTTGGTGGAGGTATCCAGTGATCTGAATCAAGAGCCAGCATaaatatgatgggccaaatgacttcATTCTGAATATTTCTGTGGTTCTTAAATGAAGTTGACGTATATAATCAAACCTTCACAGCACACTTGATGATCAGATTATCTTTCATTTTCCCACTGAACAATGCTACTTTTCCTTAGTGCTGTACTGAAGTATTCACTTAGATTTTACACTCATGTTCTGAAGGGAGCTTGGAATCACAGCCTTTGAACACAAGCATGAGTGCTACCACTGCATCAAACTTCGACTTCAAACCTGAATTAGCTCATGCAAGAGAGATGTTGCAAGCAGTTTTGACATTGCGAATTTGGTGAAGGGACAGGGATTGATTCTGACTCTAGTTGATTTGCGAGTTACCCCGATGGCTGGACATGAGAAGCATGGAGTTTAGATATCCTCAATGAAGGGCAAAACAGAGCAAGTCAGTCTACTGGCATACTGAGAGACCTAGTCACTTCAGGTCAGTCAGTTTGAGTGGTTAGGAATCAGAAGATCTCCCAATTATGAACAAAGCAAACTGAATCCCCCCAGAATTGACTTTGTTTCTGAggaacagtctgaatggcagAGATGACAAGGAGTTTACATTAATAACTCCGTGGAAAGATAGGCAACCAGTTTCCTGTGGACCAATTGGAATGTGATAACTACTTCAAATACAGATTGGTAGAAGACACCTGCTGTAGAATATTGCTAATGCATTTAAAATAGAAACTAAATCAAATAACATTATAAAAATGGTCAATGGCAAAACCGTTACACGGTGTAACTTGGAGAAAGACCAAGTTTCTGTGAAGTTTTAAAAAAGCAAGGAAATCAAAAAAGTTAATTGTTGCTAACATGAGTTGGAAAAGGCTTATAGCCTTCAATAAACCCCTTGTTATGGAATTCCATAGTTTTAAGAAGCTGAGAAAAAATGAGTTAGGAAAGAAGATAATTAATTACCCTCTATTTCAGTATAGGGAGGAGGAGCAGGGGgaacagaaaaagaaggaaactaTTGTGCATTTCATAAAATGAGATATTGAAAactaatgaagagaaatgaaaattGAAAGAACAATTAATAGTCTTGACAACAAACTACTTGATTTTGTTAAGCACAAGGAATGATATGACTCAGCCCCATTATTGGAGCTAAAACATTTCTCATAGTATACTGGTCAACTAacataatttgtttttttttctcatttttattGCAGCTCTGGTTGGCTTATCTTTCAGTGGTGCCATAGGTCTAACCTTCCTCATGTTAGGCTGTGCCCTTGAACAGTATGGGTAAGGTTGTTTTTAATGGGTAAAAATCAGTTTGTTCAAGAAAATCTTGATATTTACTGCACTGAATGGGCAGGTCTTTGAAATAGCTCAGTGCTTTTTATTTCTAGCCATAATACTACTTGATGATTTATCACTCTGCTACTGTTGCTTCTTTGGCTTCATGTATATGTAGGGAAAATAAAGCTCTCCTCATAAAGTTAATGTCTATTTTCTAAACCCTTGAAAACATTCTGATAATATGCAGTTTCCTGTTTTAGATGTGCGTAGTGCTGACAATCAAAAATGCAAGTCTCTGACCAGAGTTTAGGCAACAGTAGGGGAAAAAAAAGAGGTAGTGATTCCTATTTACTAGTTAGTGAACATTTCTCAATGTTAAGTCACAGTATTAGGGAGATTTTTTCCCCTTATTACAGGGGAAAAGAGGAGCAGTCCTGTGGGAAAAAAAAAGCCTGGATTCTGATTGCAGTGAGATAGATGCCTTGGAGACAAGCAGCACCAGTATGATAGTCCAAGTGTGGGAACCTTGATGGGGAAATTCTAAGATCAGGTCAATGGCTGAGATAATGGAAGATGTGTGTTAGACCTTGGGAAGACTGATTAAAGATTTTGACCAGTGTTGGGATTGAAGAACACTGCAAAAACTCCGATATCTACAATGTTTGGCAGACAAACTAGCTCCCAACAGGACTAGTGGTAGGAGTGGGGAGATTTGAGAGCTGGGAGCATTAAAGGGGATTGGAGTCTGGGAGACTAATGGACTACTGGGAATTAACAATATTTGGGGTTTGTGAGGGCAGGTGAGTGTAGTCAAGGTGTAGCAGTTTTGTAAAAAAAATGGAGCCCAAACTGCCATTTCAGGACCTTCCTAACTATTGCATTCGTCCATATTCAGTTTATACTTCCTATTACGCTCTACCTTGCTTTCTTCATTATTGGTGAATTCTTATGCTGTCTCCTGTTTGTTCCCATTTGCATTCCACTCTGTTCCGTAGTCCTGAATCTCTCTCCATCGCTCTGCTACAGCCTCCTTTTCCATTTTTGAATTTATAGTTTCATAACCTCCCTTTTCAATCCAAAGAAAAACAACTGTTGGGTCGTCAGAACATTGGAAGCAATGTTACCCAAGCGATTTCTGTGAGGGAGTTTGAATTCTAGAGGGATGTAGAGGAAGTTTACTCTTAAATAAACAGATGCTTGGAAGGTGAAACATTACCAATACCAGAATTTCTTGTTAATACTTTTACATGCTTGCATGCAAAATAAGAATTTATTTCAGTGCTCCAACTTCCTTTTACCTTTTTCCTACTGTCCACAGGTTTTCAATCCAGAACTTTTTGCTTAATAGCTTTATCTTTTATACTGTCTTGCAACGTTGTTTAACTTGTAGCTATTAACTTGGGTTCCTCTGATAAAAGATTATGGAGTTTGTTTTGTTGATATTTATCTGAAATGGCTGTGGGACAATATAGAGTCGTGCCTTCATCAGAGATATACAAATGTTTGTTCTGTTGGCGTTTATAATGCCTTTAGTAATCATCTTGCCATTTTAATTATGTTTTCTTTCATTTTCAATCCCACCGCAGTGTATACTGGCCACTGTTTGTGCTGATCTTTTACTTCCTGTCGCCCATTCCAAGTTTTATTGCACGAAGATTGGGAGATGACTCTGATGCAGCAAGCAGTGCCTGTCGTGAACTTGCATACTTCTTCACTACAGGGATTGTTGTTTCTGCCTTTGGGCTCCCAATAATTCTTGCTCGAGTTGCAGTGGTAAGTTTTCAGTCAAACACCTACCACCATTTGTCACCATATTTTGTTTTATGACTTACTAGTGGGTTTTTTCCATGTCCAAAGTAGAGTACTTCTGGGTGTTAATTTTTTTCAATTGTGAAAATAGAAAGAGTCTGTAAATCATTAAATTGTATCATAAAAATGTAGACAGTTGAAGAAACACTACAAGATGGAGGGTATTCCAATAACTAGTTGTctaaaatttacaaagatgttgcctgggttggaggatttgagctataggaagaggctgaacaggctggggctgttttccgtggagcatcagaggctgaagggtgaccttgtagaggtttacaaaatttatgaggggctcgtataggataaataggcaaagtcttttccctagggtggagaagtccagaactagagggcataggtttagggtgacaggagaaagatataaaagggacctaaggggcaactttttcacgcagagggtgctccgtgtatggaatgagctgccagaggaattggtggaggctggtacaattgcaacatttaagaggcatttggatggctatatgaataggaagggtttggagggatatgggctagatgtggacaggtggggctagattgggttgagatatctggttggcatggaagagttggattgaagggtctgtttctgtgctgtgcatctctatgacatcAAATTAATTCTCTTACTCCAAATGATGAATCATTTctctggctgagagagagagattaattGTTTGCAGCTCTTTACAAATTTGAGAGATACCTGGTCCACTGTAGATGTGAGTTTGATGAACTGCATGGGAATTTGATGATGTGATGACATTGAAAACCCGAATTAAACAAGGACCAGATTCGGTTCTGAATGTTTCTGGATACAAGGTGTCAGGAAGGAAAGGGAGGAGGGATGACTGTAATGATCAAGGAGAACATTACAGCGCTGAAGAGGGAAGATGTCTCAGAGCTAACTGAAAAATCATTGAACTTGAAATGTAAACTTTCTTTTTCCACAAAtcatagcacagtacaggcccttcggccctcgatgttgtgctgaccttttattccACTCTAAGATCGCACTAACctgcatacccttcattttactatcatctgtgtgcctatccaagtgtggcttaaatatccctaatgtatctgactgtactaccactactggcagtgcattccatgcacccaccactctgtgtaacgaatctacctctgacatttcccctaaaccttcctccaatcaccttaaaattatgtccccttgtgatagccatttccgccctggAGGGAAAAACCTCTGgctatcctatctatgcctcgaTGTTGCCAGATTGCTGAATTATTctaacactttctgtttttgttatgtATCAAATGTTTGCATTATTATGTACTATAATTTAAATGATAATTATGCAAATTGTCACTATCCAATAATGTATTCCTTCCTTTGGATCTAAAGATTCTCATCTGGATAATACAAATAGCAGTTTATATAATCTGTTGACTTAATGATGCTTCATTATAGAGTCAAAGCGTTCTTCACAGGAAAAGGGCCTTTTGGTCTATTGAGTCTGCGCCAGTCAGAATCAACCAccttggcagcacggtggctcagtggttagcactgttgcctcacagcgccagggtcccaggttcgattccagccttgggcgactgtctgtagagtttgcacattctccccgtgtctgcatgggtttccgctgggtgctccggtttcctcccacagtccaaagatgtgcaggccaggtgaattggccatgctaaattgcccctagtgttaggtgcggtagtcagagggaaatgggtctgggtgggatactcttcggagggtcagtatggactggttgggccatagggcctgtttccacactgtagggaatctaatcttaaaaaaaacctgactattttccatcacttggcccatagccttgtatgccttggcattgcaagtggaCATCTAATTACTACTTGAATGTTATGACGGTGTCTGCTTCTATCACCCTTACAGACAataaatttcagatttccattatcctctgtgtgatttttttttcccttatcCTCTTAAAAACCTCTTGCTCCTTGCCTCAAACCTTTGTGCCCAGGTCATTGAACCCTCCCTTATAGGGAATTGTTGTTTCTTGTATAAGCCCCTTATAACTTTATATATCTCAGTCAGGTGTCCCTTCAGTCGTCTCTGCTCCAAGGGCAATATCCCAATCTATTTAgtttctcttcataactaaaactgtccagcccaggcaacatcctgataaaccttctgTTCACACTCGCCTGTGCAATTACATCCATCCTATGAAATGGattcaaactgcacacagtactctaactgtggtttaattttttttttcaccataacctccctgctcttaaatgctatccctcaggtAGTAAAGACAAGTATGCCATATACTGTTTTTCCCACTTTATCTACCTGCCTTGGTATTTTAAGGGACTGGATGCAAACCAATGTCACCCTGACTCTCTGTATTCCAACATCCTGTAATTCATCATGTATTCTCTCATCTTGTTTGTcttaccaaagtgtatcacctcacatatTCAAGATTGAATTCAGGTTTGCCACTGACTAGTCTGTCTGTGTTTTCCTGTAATCAAAGGCTACCCTCAATGTTTAGCGTCCCAccgattttggtatcatctgtgaGCTTACTGACCAGCCCTCTTATACTCATGCCTAAATCGTTTCTATATACTACAAACAGTAAGATCCTGAACAATGATCCCCACAGCATTCCACTGGACCCAAGTTTCCAGTTACAGAATCTCTTCTTGACCATCACTTTCTGTTTCTTGTCACTCGACCAATTCTGGATCAAATTAGTCACATTTCCTTGGATCCCCTTGGCTCTTCGGCTCACTACTagtctcttatgtgggactttgtcaaaagtcTTGCTGACGTCCAAATAGACTCTGTCGAATGCATTGCCCTCATCCACACACCT
The sequence above is drawn from the Chiloscyllium punctatum isolate Juve2018m chromosome 7, sChiPun1.3, whole genome shotgun sequence genome and encodes:
- the LOC140479823 gene encoding leptin receptor gene-related protein, with product MVPGRGRKWDRIRSREKMAGIKALVGLSFSGAIGLTFLMLGCALEQYGVYWPLFVLIFYFLSPIPSFIARRLGDDSDAASSACRELAYFFTTGIVVSAFGLPIILARVAVIQWGACGLVLAGNAVIFLTILGFFLVFGRGDDFSWEQW